Proteins from a single region of Nakamurella deserti:
- a CDS encoding nuclear transport factor 2 family protein: MSGTTGGPDGGARSGGAGPAADRPGDGPAPPAAPGATDDEALRRALENAEDRLRHAMLDGDVVTLGELLDDHIVYTGPDGRQVSKQQDLDAYASGAVEITDYDEQHRSVRVIGRTGLTWILTEVRGRAGAQPFGARLRYTRTWVYDTGWRVVAAHASFAHQR, translated from the coding sequence ATGAGCGGTACCACGGGCGGCCCCGACGGCGGAGCGCGATCCGGCGGTGCCGGTCCGGCCGCCGACCGACCCGGTGACGGTCCGGCCCCGCCGGCGGCCCCGGGCGCCACGGACGACGAGGCGCTGCGCCGGGCGTTGGAGAACGCCGAGGACCGGCTCCGGCACGCCATGCTGGACGGCGACGTCGTCACCCTCGGGGAACTGCTGGACGACCACATCGTCTACACCGGACCCGACGGCCGGCAGGTCTCCAAACAGCAGGATCTCGACGCCTACGCCAGCGGCGCCGTGGAGATCACCGACTACGACGAGCAGCACCGGTCGGTGCGGGTCATCGGCCGCACCGGGCTGACGTGGATCCTCACGGAGGTGCGCGGCCGGGCGGGTGCCCAGCCGTTCGGGGCCCGGCTCCGCTACACCCGCACCTGGGTCTACGACACCGGCTGGCGGGTCGTCGCCGCGCACGCGAGCTTCGCCCACCAGCGCTGA
- a CDS encoding DUF3145 domain-containing protein yields MQTSGVIYVHSALPAICPHVEWALSGILKTRVSLSWTAQPAAPGHLRAEASWVGDRGTGARLAAALRSWKMLRFEVTENPSAGQDGERICVVPGRPLWRATMSANGDVLIGEDQLRSLVLAHPSVDALRHALSQALGEHIDDELEAFRSAGEGSEVTWLHQVG; encoded by the coding sequence ATGCAGACGAGTGGCGTCATCTACGTCCATTCGGCGCTGCCGGCGATCTGCCCGCACGTCGAGTGGGCTCTTTCGGGCATCCTCAAGACGAGGGTGTCGCTGTCCTGGACGGCGCAGCCGGCCGCTCCCGGCCACCTGCGCGCGGAAGCGTCCTGGGTGGGCGACCGGGGGACCGGCGCGCGGCTGGCCGCTGCGCTGCGCTCGTGGAAGATGCTGCGCTTCGAGGTCACCGAGAACCCCAGCGCGGGTCAGGACGGGGAGCGCATCTGTGTCGTCCCCGGACGGCCCCTGTGGCGCGCGACCATGTCGGCCAACGGCGACGTCCTGATCGGGGAGGACCAGCTCCGGTCCCTCGTCCTCGCCCACCCGTCGGTGGACGCGCTCCGGCATGCGCTGTCCCAGGCCCTCGGGGAACACATCGACGACGAGCTGGAGGCCTTCCGCAGTGCCGGCGAGGGCTCCGAGGTGACCTGGCTGCACCAGGTCGGCTGA
- a CDS encoding glycoside hydrolase family 3 N-terminal domain-containing protein produces the protein MTTRRRWVVAASAALVLAACGSPDAERFEATVAPPTTVSASGLSGSAEAPEPSQPSEPSQTSGIPETSGPGSPPSSEPTPPSTSATDSPTAELPPVPPVDPAVALGAGGVVPWGPVTADDVSRAVTQVAGMTVAARAGSVVMAASGAVVGTSTIGDLGLGGVNLLGTRGVLDGTSGGRPAEVAEVTAAFAAQLPADQTGFPLLIATDQENGDVTRMVNGFTELPGAGDLGSIDDLDAAVRATTGTAAISAAELAAVGVNLDFAPVSDLLPVRGSSAIADRSFGSDPDRTAALVAAAVRGYQDAGVAASLKHFPGLGEVAADSHVTLATLTTDCDAWNARASVPVRAGVAAGVGLVMTGHTLFPAVDDGSEPTSLSRVILQDLLRGDPAVPLPSGCTPVGFRGLAISDSVVMAPVADNYSTGEAAWRSLGAGEDIVLMPASPAAAVAGITDAVADGRLAETRLNEASVRVFALRSALSRSVRPPLDVVGSAANQAAAQAIWDRIG, from the coding sequence ATGACCACCCGTCGCCGGTGGGTCGTCGCCGCGTCGGCCGCGCTGGTGCTGGCGGCCTGCGGCAGCCCCGACGCCGAGCGCTTCGAGGCCACCGTCGCCCCGCCGACCACCGTCAGCGCGTCCGGGCTGTCCGGGTCGGCCGAGGCCCCAGAACCCTCACAACCGTCCGAACCCTCACAAACCTCTGGAATTCCCGAGACCTCCGGGCCCGGGTCCCCTCCGTCGTCGGAGCCGACCCCGCCGTCGACCTCGGCCACCGACAGCCCGACCGCCGAGCTCCCTCCGGTTCCCCCGGTCGACCCGGCGGTCGCGCTCGGTGCGGGCGGGGTGGTGCCGTGGGGGCCGGTCACCGCCGACGATGTGAGCCGCGCCGTGACCCAGGTCGCCGGGATGACCGTCGCCGCCCGGGCGGGCTCGGTGGTGATGGCCGCGTCCGGCGCCGTCGTCGGCACCAGCACGATCGGCGACCTCGGGCTCGGCGGCGTCAACCTGCTGGGTACCCGTGGCGTGCTGGACGGCACGTCGGGCGGCCGGCCCGCCGAGGTCGCCGAGGTGACCGCCGCGTTCGCCGCCCAGCTACCCGCCGACCAGACCGGGTTCCCGTTGCTGATCGCCACCGATCAGGAGAACGGCGACGTCACCCGGATGGTCAACGGCTTCACCGAGCTCCCCGGCGCCGGGGACCTCGGGAGCATCGACGATCTCGACGCCGCGGTGCGGGCGACCACCGGGACCGCCGCGATCAGCGCCGCCGAGCTGGCCGCGGTGGGCGTCAACCTCGACTTCGCCCCGGTGTCGGACCTGCTGCCGGTCCGCGGATCCTCGGCGATCGCCGACCGCTCGTTCGGGTCCGACCCCGACCGGACCGCCGCCCTGGTCGCCGCGGCCGTCCGGGGCTACCAGGACGCCGGTGTGGCCGCCAGCCTCAAGCACTTCCCGGGCCTGGGTGAGGTGGCCGCCGACAGCCACGTCACGCTCGCCACCCTGACCACCGACTGCGACGCCTGGAACGCGCGGGCGTCGGTTCCGGTCCGCGCCGGGGTCGCCGCCGGCGTCGGGCTGGTGATGACCGGGCACACGCTGTTCCCCGCCGTGGACGACGGCTCCGAGCCGACGTCGTTGTCCCGGGTCATCCTGCAGGACCTGCTGCGCGGCGATCCCGCCGTGCCGCTGCCGAGCGGCTGCACGCCCGTCGGGTTCCGCGGTCTCGCCATCAGCGACTCGGTCGTGATGGCCCCGGTGGCGGACAACTACTCGACCGGGGAGGCCGCCTGGCGCTCGCTGGGCGCGGGCGAGGACATCGTGCTGATGCCGGCCAGCCCGGCGGCCGCGGTGGCCGGCATCACCGACGCGGTCGCGGACGGCCGACTGGCCGAGACGCGGTTGAACGAGGCCTCGGTGCGGGTGTTCGCCCTGCGTTCGGCGCTGAGCCGCTCGGTGCGACCACCGCTGGACGTGGTCGGATCCGCGGCGAATCAGGCTGCGGCACAGGCGATCTGGGACCGGATCGGCTGA
- a CDS encoding beta-ketoacyl-[acyl-carrier-protein] synthase family protein has protein sequence MSADDVVVTGIGATTPLGGTAPETWEALLAGTVGVRNINQPWVEKYQLTVNLHAPLAVDPLEVLPRVEARRLDRSQQAAIIAAREAWADAGSPDEIDPLRRGTVIGTGIGGAVTLLDQDDLLETQGIRKVSVMTVPMLMPNGPAAAVGLWNTSRGAVHAPVSACAAGAEGIAWAYKLIKEGEIDIALAGGAEGCIHPLPMAGFSQMRAMSTRNDDPATASRPFDTGRDGFVIGEGAGIMVLERRSHAEGRGAKIYGTLAGIGMTNDAFHITAPEPEGEGSSRAINKALKMAGLGPKDIAHVNAHATSTPVGDVAESRTIRKVLGEHPVVTATKSMTGHMLGASGALEAIATVLSVRDDIVPGTRNIQNLDPAIEVDVAQETRKVTIDAAINDSFGFGGHNVALVFTKA, from the coding sequence ATGAGTGCTGATGACGTCGTCGTCACCGGGATCGGGGCAACCACGCCACTCGGCGGGACCGCTCCGGAGACCTGGGAGGCGTTGCTCGCGGGCACCGTCGGGGTCAGGAACATCAACCAGCCGTGGGTGGAGAAGTACCAGCTCACGGTGAACCTGCACGCGCCGCTCGCCGTCGACCCGCTGGAGGTCCTCCCGCGGGTCGAGGCGCGCCGGCTGGACCGCAGCCAGCAGGCGGCGATCATCGCCGCCCGCGAGGCGTGGGCCGACGCCGGCAGCCCCGACGAGATCGACCCGCTGCGGCGGGGCACCGTCATCGGCACCGGCATCGGCGGCGCGGTCACCCTGCTCGACCAGGACGACCTGCTGGAGACGCAGGGCATCCGCAAGGTGTCGGTGATGACCGTGCCGATGCTGATGCCCAACGGCCCGGCCGCCGCCGTCGGCCTGTGGAACACCTCGAGGGGTGCGGTGCACGCCCCGGTCTCGGCCTGTGCGGCCGGCGCCGAGGGCATCGCCTGGGCCTACAAGCTCATCAAGGAGGGCGAGATCGACATCGCCCTCGCCGGTGGCGCCGAGGGCTGCATCCACCCGCTGCCGATGGCCGGCTTCTCGCAGATGCGCGCGATGAGCACCCGCAACGACGATCCGGCGACCGCGTCCCGGCCGTTCGACACCGGCCGTGACGGCTTCGTCATCGGAGAGGGCGCCGGCATCATGGTGCTGGAGCGGCGTTCGCACGCCGAGGGCCGTGGCGCGAAGATCTACGGCACGCTGGCCGGCATCGGCATGACCAACGACGCCTTCCACATCACCGCGCCGGAGCCGGAGGGCGAGGGCTCGTCCCGCGCCATCAACAAGGCGCTGAAGATGGCCGGCCTCGGCCCGAAGGACATCGCCCACGTCAACGCGCACGCCACCTCCACCCCGGTCGGCGACGTCGCCGAGTCGCGCACCATCCGCAAGGTGCTCGGCGAGCACCCGGTGGTGACCGCGACCAAGTCGATGACCGGCCACATGCTCGGCGCGTCCGGGGCGCTGGAGGCCATCGCCACCGTGCTGTCGGTCCGTGACGACATCGTCCCCGGCACCCGCAACATCCAGAACCTGGACCCGGCCATCGAGGTCGACGTGGCTCAGGAGACCCGCAAGGTCACCATCGACGCCGCCATCAACGACTCGTTCGGCTTCGGCGGCCACAACGTGGCCCTGGTGTTCACCAAGGCCTGA
- a CDS encoding acyl carrier protein produces MANEDTLTGFAEIVEEVAGVPAADVTADKTFTDDLDIDSLSMVEIAVQAEDRFGVKIPDDELANLKTVNDAVTYIDAHK; encoded by the coding sequence GTGGCAAACGAGGACACCCTCACCGGATTCGCCGAGATCGTCGAAGAGGTCGCCGGCGTGCCCGCGGCCGACGTGACCGCCGACAAGACCTTCACCGACGACCTGGACATCGACTCGCTGTCGATGGTCGAGATCGCCGTGCAGGCCGAGGACCGTTTCGGCGTCAAGATCCCCGACGACGAGCTGGCGAACCTCAAGACCGTCAACGACGCCGTCACCTACATCGACGCCCACAAGTAG
- a CDS encoding beta-ketoacyl-ACP synthase III — protein MTASIARRDAPAGTRIAGMGYHRPERVVTNDELSTTMDTNDEWIRTRVGIQERRWASATETAVFMGAEAGRKAIADAGLTAADIDTVIVATCSLPTQVPHAATQIARDLGIHAPGSFDLNAACAGFCYGLAVASHTVRAGAGKNVLLVGVDKLTDWTDLTDRSTAIIFADAAGAVVVTGSDTEEIGPVSWGSDETQTQAIHIADRNSSMYQDGQAVFRWATTQIAPVGLRAVEAAGLEMSDIDAVVTHQANLRIIDAIAKRLNAAGARPDVHIARDIVTTGNTSSASVPVALCRARDEGSIVSGDLVLSVGFGAGLTFAGQVYRVP, from the coding sequence GTGACCGCCTCGATCGCCCGCCGGGACGCCCCGGCCGGTACCCGCATCGCCGGCATGGGCTACCACCGCCCCGAGCGGGTCGTCACCAACGACGAGCTGTCCACCACGATGGACACCAACGACGAGTGGATCCGCACCCGGGTCGGTATCCAGGAGCGCCGCTGGGCCTCGGCGACCGAGACCGCGGTGTTCATGGGCGCCGAGGCGGGCCGCAAGGCGATCGCCGACGCCGGTCTGACCGCCGCCGACATCGACACCGTGATCGTGGCGACCTGCTCGCTGCCCACCCAGGTCCCGCACGCGGCCACCCAGATCGCGCGGGACCTCGGCATCCACGCTCCCGGCTCGTTCGATCTCAACGCCGCGTGCGCGGGGTTCTGCTACGGGCTGGCGGTGGCCTCGCACACCGTCCGGGCCGGGGCCGGGAAGAACGTGCTGCTGGTCGGCGTGGACAAGCTGACCGACTGGACCGACCTGACCGACCGGTCGACGGCGATCATCTTCGCCGACGCCGCCGGCGCGGTCGTGGTGACCGGCTCGGACACCGAGGAGATCGGCCCGGTGTCCTGGGGCAGCGACGAGACGCAGACGCAGGCGATCCACATCGCCGACCGCAACTCCTCGATGTACCAGGACGGGCAGGCCGTCTTCCGCTGGGCGACCACCCAGATCGCGCCGGTCGGCCTGCGCGCCGTCGAGGCGGCGGGACTGGAGATGTCCGACATCGACGCCGTGGTCACCCACCAGGCCAACCTGCGCATCATCGACGCGATCGCCAAACGACTGAACGCGGCCGGGGCCCGTCCCGACGTGCACATCGCCCGCGACATCGTCACCACCGGCAACACCTCGTCGGCCTCGGTGCCGGTGGCCCTGTGCCGGGCCCGCGACGAGGGCTCCATCGTCTCCGGCGACCTGGTGCTCTCGGTCGGCTTCGGCGCCGGGCTCACCTTCGCCGGCCAGGTCTACCGGGTTCCGTGA
- a CDS encoding PucR family transcriptional regulator: MTPTDPAARARPAPAHGGDGVSEATLRRVQRATGGMATRAVAMMDDRLPWFRTLTAEERSWVTLVAQAGIGGYVPWVDSARSDLRLTDTVFGSAPRDLLRSVSLRRTVELVRVAIDVAEERIPALGDTPAETVALRDSLLRYSREIAFAAAAVYATAAETRGAWDARVEAALVDGIVRGEAPDSLASRAAALGWDPSGPVAVVVGAAPSGGREARLVADWAGRHVLSALSGVQGGRLVVVLNAWPVEDADLAGTPGGRAALLKEHPFPADIDTLFGDGPIVHGPPALGLAGAVRSSEEAFAGLRVAHAWSGGTRLLSAADLLVERVLAGDGTAVRRLRDHVYAPLAAATTPLLETLDAYLDHGAALEPAARSLFIHPNTLRYRLHRVAELTGTDPWNARDVAVLRVALILGRLHRESLHGTPLLP; encoded by the coding sequence ATGACCCCCACCGACCCGGCTGCGCGCGCCCGGCCCGCCCCGGCGCACGGCGGCGACGGTGTCAGCGAGGCGACCCTACGCCGGGTGCAACGCGCCACCGGCGGGATGGCCACCCGCGCCGTCGCCATGATGGACGACCGGCTGCCGTGGTTCCGGACCCTGACCGCCGAGGAGCGGTCCTGGGTCACCCTGGTCGCGCAGGCCGGTATCGGCGGCTACGTCCCCTGGGTCGACAGCGCCCGTTCGGACCTGCGGCTCACCGACACCGTCTTCGGCAGCGCCCCGCGCGACCTGCTGCGCTCGGTGTCGCTGCGACGCACCGTCGAGCTGGTGCGCGTCGCCATCGACGTCGCCGAGGAGCGCATCCCCGCACTCGGCGACACCCCCGCCGAGACCGTCGCGCTGCGGGACTCCCTGCTGCGCTACAGCCGGGAGATCGCCTTCGCCGCCGCCGCGGTCTACGCCACCGCCGCCGAGACCCGCGGTGCCTGGGACGCCCGGGTGGAGGCGGCCCTCGTCGACGGCATCGTCCGCGGCGAGGCACCCGACTCGCTGGCGTCGCGCGCGGCCGCGCTCGGCTGGGACCCGTCCGGGCCCGTCGCGGTGGTCGTCGGTGCGGCCCCCAGCGGCGGTCGGGAGGCGCGGCTGGTCGCCGACTGGGCCGGCCGGCACGTGCTCAGCGCGCTGTCGGGGGTGCAGGGCGGGCGCCTCGTCGTCGTGCTCAACGCCTGGCCCGTCGAGGACGCCGACCTGGCCGGCACCCCGGGGGGCCGGGCCGCACTGCTGAAGGAGCATCCGTTCCCGGCCGACATCGATACGCTCTTCGGCGACGGGCCGATCGTGCACGGGCCGCCGGCGCTGGGCCTGGCCGGCGCCGTCCGGTCGTCCGAGGAGGCCTTTGCCGGGCTGCGGGTGGCCCACGCCTGGAGCGGTGGCACCCGCTTGCTCAGCGCCGCCGATCTGCTCGTGGAACGCGTGCTGGCCGGCGACGGCACCGCGGTGCGACGGCTCCGGGACCACGTCTACGCGCCACTGGCGGCCGCGACCACGCCGCTGCTGGAGACCCTGGACGCCTACCTCGACCACGGCGCCGCCCTGGAACCGGCCGCCCGGAGCCTGTTCATCCATCCCAACACGCTGCGGTACCGCCTGCACCGGGTGGCCGAGCTGACCGGGACCGATCCGTGGAACGCCCGTGACGTGGCCGTCCTGCGGGTGGCGCTGATCCTGGGGCGCCTGCACCGCGAAAGTCTCCACGGCACGCCGTTGCTCCCCTGA
- a CDS encoding cold-shock protein has product MAQGTVKWFNAEKGYGFISPDDGSADVFVHYSAIGGSGYRSLEESQRVQFEVEQSPKGPQASGVVAI; this is encoded by the coding sequence ATGGCGCAGGGCACTGTGAAGTGGTTCAACGCGGAGAAGGGCTACGGCTTCATCTCTCCCGATGACGGTTCGGCGGACGTCTTCGTCCACTACTCGGCCATCGGCGGATCCGGCTACCGCTCCCTCGAGGAGAGCCAGCGGGTCCAGTTCGAGGTCGAACAGTCGCCCAAGGGCCCGCAGGCCAGCGGCGTCGTCGCGATCTGA
- the aceE gene encoding pyruvate dehydrogenase (acetyl-transferring), homodimeric type: MAASPYEDLTPARHRVIRDGIAAQIPDTDPGETSEWLDSFDAMVDAGGQQRARYVMLRMLARARERHVGLPALTTTDYINTIATENEPFFPGDEELERRYRAWIRWNAAVMVHRAQRPGIGVGGHISTYASSASLYEVGHNWFFRGKDHPGGGDHIFYQGHASPGMYARAYLEGRLSEHQLDGFRQEVSHPGGGIPSYPHPRLMPDFWEHPTVSMGLGPMNAIQQARVNRYLHHRGIKDTSDQQVWAFLGDGELDEVESRGLIHIAAVDGLDNLNFVINCNLQRLDGPVRGNGKIIQELESFFRGAGWNVIKVVWGREWDALLHADRDGALVNLMNTTADGDYQTFKANDGAYVREHFFGRDPRTKAMVAGMTDDEIWGLRRGGHDYRKVYAAYKAAMEHKGQPTVILAKTVKGFHLGPSFEGRNATHQMKKLTLDNLKAFRSELHIPIEDDQLEADPYQPPYYHPGDDSPEISYLKERRVKLGGYVPERRNTSKPLVLPGDKVYDVLKRGSGKQEIATTMAFVRLVRDLVKDPEIGHRIVPIIPDEARTFGMDSFFPTLKIYNPNGQLYTAVDASLMLAYKESEAGQILHEGINEAGSVATLTAVATSYATHGEPLIPIYIFYSMFGFQRTGDGFWAIGDQMGRGFVMGATAGRTTLTGEGLQHADGHSHLLAKTMPHVVAYDPAYGFEVSHIVKDGLRRMYGSSEEFPQGENVLYYITLYNEPYAQPPEPEGLDVEGLLKGMYLLSPAQDTHGRARAQLLASGVGLRWALEAQHLLATEWDVAADVWSVTSWTELSREAEQIDRARLLDPNNHSEPYVTQKLQNAPGPVIATSDYQRAVQNLIAPWVPTDFVALGADGFGFSDTRAAARRHFLIDGPSMVVATLSALERRGEYRAGAAAEAAAKYRLDDPSAGASGNAGGES; this comes from the coding sequence TTGGCTGCGTCACCGTATGAGGACCTCACCCCCGCCCGGCACCGGGTGATCCGGGACGGCATCGCCGCCCAGATCCCCGACACCGATCCGGGCGAGACGTCGGAATGGCTCGACTCGTTCGACGCGATGGTCGACGCCGGCGGGCAGCAGCGCGCCCGCTACGTGATGTTGCGGATGCTGGCGCGGGCGCGGGAGCGCCACGTCGGTCTGCCCGCGCTGACCACCACCGACTACATCAACACCATCGCCACCGAGAACGAGCCGTTCTTCCCGGGCGACGAGGAGCTCGAGCGCCGCTACCGCGCCTGGATCCGCTGGAACGCCGCGGTCATGGTGCACCGCGCCCAGCGGCCCGGCATCGGCGTCGGCGGCCACATCTCGACCTACGCGAGCTCGGCCAGCCTCTACGAGGTCGGCCACAACTGGTTCTTCCGCGGCAAGGACCACCCCGGCGGCGGCGACCACATCTTCTACCAGGGCCACGCCTCCCCCGGCATGTACGCCCGCGCCTACCTCGAGGGCCGGCTGTCCGAGCACCAGCTCGACGGCTTCCGCCAGGAGGTCTCGCACCCCGGCGGCGGCATCCCGTCCTACCCGCACCCCCGGTTGATGCCGGACTTCTGGGAGCACCCGACGGTGTCGATGGGTCTCGGCCCGATGAACGCCATCCAGCAGGCGCGGGTCAACCGCTACCTGCACCACCGCGGCATCAAGGACACCTCCGACCAGCAGGTCTGGGCGTTCCTGGGCGACGGCGAGCTCGACGAGGTCGAGTCGCGCGGTCTGATCCACATCGCCGCGGTGGACGGCCTGGACAACCTGAACTTCGTCATCAACTGCAACCTGCAGCGCCTCGACGGCCCCGTCCGCGGCAACGGCAAGATCATCCAGGAGCTGGAGTCGTTCTTCCGCGGCGCCGGCTGGAACGTCATCAAGGTCGTCTGGGGCCGCGAGTGGGACGCGCTGCTGCACGCCGACCGCGACGGTGCGCTGGTCAACCTGATGAACACCACCGCCGACGGTGACTACCAGACGTTCAAGGCCAACGACGGCGCCTACGTCCGGGAACACTTCTTCGGCCGCGACCCGCGGACCAAGGCGATGGTCGCCGGCATGACCGACGACGAGATCTGGGGTCTGCGCCGCGGCGGCCACGACTACCGCAAGGTCTACGCGGCCTACAAGGCGGCGATGGAGCACAAGGGGCAGCCGACGGTCATCCTGGCCAAGACGGTCAAGGGCTTCCACCTCGGGCCCAGCTTCGAGGGCCGCAACGCCACGCACCAGATGAAGAAGCTGACCCTGGACAACCTCAAGGCGTTCCGCTCGGAGCTGCACATCCCGATCGAGGACGACCAGCTCGAGGCCGATCCGTACCAGCCGCCGTACTACCACCCGGGCGACGACTCGCCGGAGATCTCCTACCTCAAGGAGCGCCGGGTCAAGCTGGGCGGCTACGTCCCGGAGCGGCGCAACACGTCCAAGCCGCTGGTGCTGCCCGGCGACAAGGTCTACGACGTGCTCAAGCGGGGTTCGGGCAAGCAGGAGATCGCCACCACGATGGCGTTCGTCCGGCTGGTCCGCGACCTGGTCAAGGACCCGGAGATCGGGCACCGCATCGTGCCGATCATCCCGGACGAGGCCCGCACGTTCGGCATGGACTCGTTCTTCCCGACGCTGAAGATCTACAACCCGAACGGTCAGCTGTACACCGCGGTGGACGCCAGCCTGATGCTCGCCTACAAGGAGAGCGAAGCGGGCCAGATCCTGCACGAGGGCATCAACGAGGCGGGCTCGGTCGCGACCCTGACGGCGGTCGCCACCTCCTACGCCACGCACGGCGAGCCGCTGATCCCGATCTACATCTTCTATTCGATGTTCGGTTTCCAGCGCACCGGTGACGGTTTCTGGGCCATCGGCGACCAGATGGGCCGCGGCTTCGTCATGGGCGCGACCGCGGGCCGCACCACGCTCACCGGCGAGGGCCTGCAGCACGCTGACGGGCACTCGCACCTGCTGGCCAAGACGATGCCGCACGTGGTGGCCTACGACCCCGCCTACGGGTTCGAGGTGTCCCACATCGTCAAGGACGGTCTGCGCCGGATGTACGGCAGCAGCGAGGAGTTCCCGCAGGGCGAGAACGTCCTGTACTACATCACCCTCTACAACGAGCCGTACGCACAACCGCCCGAGCCCGAGGGCCTGGACGTGGAGGGCCTGCTCAAGGGCATGTACCTGCTGTCGCCGGCCCAGGACACGCACGGCAGGGCGCGCGCCCAGCTGCTCGCGTCCGGCGTCGGGCTGCGCTGGGCGCTGGAGGCCCAGCACCTGCTGGCCACCGAGTGGGACGTGGCCGCCGACGTGTGGTCGGTGACCAGCTGGACGGAGCTCTCCCGCGAGGCGGAGCAGATCGACCGGGCCCGGCTGCTGGACCCGAACAACCACTCCGAGCCGTACGTGACGCAGAAGCTGCAGAACGCCCCCGGGCCGGTGATCGCCACCAGCGACTACCAGCGCGCGGTGCAGAACCTGATCGCCCCGTGGGTGCCGACGGACTTCGTCGCCCTGGGGGCGGACGGTTTCGGCTTCTCCGACACCCGCGCGGCCGCTCGTCGGCACTTCCTCATCGACGGCCCGTCGATGGTGGTGGCGACGCTGTCGGCGCTGGAGCGGCGGGGCGAGTACCGCGCCGGGGCGGCGGCGGAGGCCGCGGCGAAGTACCGGCTCGACGACCCGAGTGCCGGGGCGTCCGGCAATGCGGGCGGCGAGTCCTGA
- a CDS encoding DUF3052 domain-containing protein, translated as MIFVSDVAEQAAATAARLGLTADSVVAEFGYDDDVDFDLRDAIEELTNNELLDEDTDEVLDAVLLWWRDGDGDLTDALVDAVTPLASTGSVWVLTPKTSHSGFVEPSDVTEAAQIAGLSSTSSFAAGPGWTATRLVRPKSEKSRR; from the coding sequence CTGATATTCGTGAGCGACGTTGCGGAGCAGGCGGCAGCGACCGCCGCTCGGCTCGGTCTGACCGCTGACAGCGTGGTCGCCGAGTTCGGCTACGACGACGACGTCGACTTCGATCTGCGGGACGCGATCGAAGAACTGACGAACAACGAACTGCTCGACGAGGACACCGACGAGGTGCTCGACGCGGTGCTGCTGTGGTGGCGCGACGGCGACGGCGACCTCACGGACGCCCTGGTCGACGCGGTCACGCCGCTGGCCAGCACCGGGTCGGTCTGGGTGCTCACCCCGAAGACCTCCCACAGCGGGTTCGTGGAACCGTCCGACGTCACCGAGGCGGCCCAGATCGCCGGGCTGTCCTCCACCAGCAGTTTCGCGGCCGGCCCGGGCTGGACGGCCACCCGGTTGGTGCGCCCGAAGTCCGAGAAGTCGCGGCGCTGA
- a CDS encoding peroxiredoxin: MTAPAPPRIGDPAPRFRLPSAAGPGVGLADYRGRRPVLLVFFPFAFSPICTSELDGMRDHAFDRVQLIAVSCDPKYSLRVFARERGYTFPLLSDFWPHGETARSYGVFDASHGMPVRGTFLVDAAGVVRFSEINEPGDARDQDGWRTAIAALPAATDAG; encoded by the coding sequence GTGACGGCGCCGGCTCCGCCGCGGATCGGTGACCCGGCGCCCCGGTTCCGGTTGCCCTCCGCGGCCGGGCCCGGCGTGGGTCTCGCCGACTACCGCGGACGCCGTCCGGTGCTGCTGGTGTTCTTCCCGTTCGCGTTCTCGCCGATCTGCACCTCCGAACTCGACGGCATGCGCGACCACGCCTTCGACCGGGTGCAGTTGATCGCGGTGTCGTGCGACCCCAAGTACAGCCTGCGGGTGTTCGCCCGGGAGCGGGGGTACACCTTCCCGCTGCTCTCGGACTTCTGGCCACACGGCGAGACCGCCCGGTCGTACGGCGTTTTCGACGCCTCGCACGGCATGCCGGTGCGCGGGACGTTCCTCGTCGACGCGGCGGGGGTGGTCCGGTTCAGCGAGATCAACGAGCCCGGGGACGCCCGCGACCAGGACGGCTGGCGGACCGCGATCGCCGCGCTGCCGGCGGCCACCGACGCGGGTTGA